The genome window AGCAAAAAGAAGAGCATTATGGAGAGTCGGATCTGCTTAACCACcattttcttttcgtttttatgGATGCTCTGGCTCAAGGAGTGCGAGATGCTGTAGAAGACATACACGAATATCACCAAGTTGGACACAGTAATCAAGGTCACAGGGAGCACCACCCCAAAAATGAGACCATAGCCCGATGGATAGCAGATGCCAGTGTCCGTGGAAAGTTGGGCAGCCGAGGGGACGTACGAATCGGGATCTATTAGGGCCACCAGCAGGGTGGGCACCAAGGGCAGTAGCCAGGCCACAATGGCGGCCTTCAGGATATAGCGAGGTGGTCTCTCGATTCCGATAACTGTGACGTAACGCTGGAACTGCAGGAAGGCGATGATCAGCATCCAACTGAAGAGGACCAGAATGGAGTACTGCATGGCAGCGCCCAGCGCCACGCAGCGAACTGTGTTTCCATTCACAACGAGCGCTTCGGATACATCATCTGTATTGAGAAACACGAAGAGCACCATCTGGAGGCACATAGCCAGGGAAAGGTGCAGTAAGACCTTCGTGGAGGCCTGACTGCGCCAGCTTTTGAAGAGTGCGGCAGTGAGGAATATTCCCAGTATACCCAGAAGGGAAAGACTGCAGCCCACTATCGAGATAATGTCCAGCACTTTCTCATTAATGGGAGTAATTAGAACCTCCTCACCAAGGTCGTTGGCTCGATAGCTTCCACCCACCAGGAATGCAAACTGTGTGAGGTGGTTAGTGTGGCACTCGATGATGGCATCCTTCAAGGGGTCCGAACTGCTTGCAGTGCTTACTCCCTCGTTTGACCAGGTCTCATAGTTCCAATATCCGCATCCACTTCCAAATCGAAAGGCCTTTGAATCCGGATTGCGCAGATTTTCATTCCGCAGAAGAAAGGGCAGTGGCAGCGAAAGATAATTGCCTATTAAATGGAATGGGTATTCAAATTAATTCGAGTATTCAAAAACAAATGTTCATGCCTTTTTTACTTCTCAGTCCTGGTATTGAAATGGAGATTACTTTGCTGCGAGGCTTGCGAGTGCGTTGCAGTGAGGTTTCCACGAACAGAGCATCGTGGGCGTAGACCTTAAAGATGAGATAGGTTGCTCCCCTGCTATTCACTTGCCGCCAGAGATTCTCCGGCAAAAATGTAGCTGTCTCCAGATTGGATTCCTCCTTGACCTTAGCCAAGTCATCGGAGAATCGGATGAAGCGGTACCAGAAGCCACTGCCGGAAGTTCTTCGCTGGTCACCTGGCGCAGAGAATATAGCTATTCCAGTTATGCGATCGCATTCGGGGTTGGCGAAGAACACGCTGATATTGCCGGTAATCAGGGCTTGGACACCGATATCTGAGAAGTTGTAGGTTTCCACTCCAGTAGTGGCCGTTTCTGCCTCGTCACTGGTCGGCTTGGCCACCACCTTGCCGCATCTGTCCTTGGGAACCAGTTGCTCGGGAAGGGCATCCATGTAGCTCTCGAACTGGCTGAGCAGGGAGTTGGTGGCGTTGAGCTGGGCGGATAATCTGAGAACCTGACTGTCGCAGGACATAATCTCCTTGCAGACACTGACCAAGTCCACACTGACCGTAGCATCCTTTTCCTGCTGCATCAGGGTGCCGAACATTTGTCCGGTCATGTGGACATCGGCGGGTAGAAGAGTCCTATCCCTCTGCCGGAACATGTTCCTCATGATGCCAGTCATCTCACGGCGCCCCTGGGAGTCATTGGTGCGCCTCCTGCCCTCGAGAACATCGTCATGCAGGCTGTTCAAGTCGCCACTGATCGTGCGCTCCCTGAATCGCCTCAAGCACACCACGGGATCCCAGTGCTCGGTGGACTCCCAGTGGGCTCGGTTGACCTGCACTCTGCACTCCCTGGTGACCGGCATTCCGTTTCGCAGAAGGCAAACATCGTGCAGGGTGGCACGTTCGCCGATTCTAGCCCGTTTCCACTTGTTCTGGTGAGGTGTTTGATCGTGGTTACGCGTTATGTAGTCGTGCTGAAACTCCTCCGGCTCGCAGAACATGGACGTACAGTAAACCAGATTTGTTTGCGTAGGTTCATCCGAAGAATTACGTTCCTCTCCATCACAAGACGCAAACGTTCCGTTTCTCAAGCACATTTGATTTTCCTTTGGGCAGGCGGAATAAATCGGCGAAACCAAGGCCAAGACCACAAAGAGCCCTACACACCAGTTGAAATTCATGGCGATGAATCAGGTGGCACAGCTGTTTGCAGTTCTCCGAAACTGTTTACAAATTCTTTGGCAGATAGTGCTTTTCACGTCCGACGTTCTTGAAATATCGCGGCATACTGAGCTGTCTGGCGATCGATTAGATTTCTGTAGACCCCTTCACTGTGTTTGCTATCAGTTGCCACCACGAGCGCTAATCGACCCCCGTTTTTTGTATATCTACACACTACTCACGAAAAGACCTCAAGTCTGCGGCATTTGATACAATTTACATTGTGATTAACACGACCTCGGCAATTGAAGACAAATCCGACGGACCCCTTTGAGGCACGGAAGTATCACCAAACTTGTGACGTCGTGTTTATTTGAGCAAATAGCGATTTCACGCCTTTTTACCGGTCTTGGTACTTAAAACGCTCTGGCTGATTCATTTTTTACGCGCTTGAATTGCCAGATAAGAAGTTGTTACCGGGAAACACGGCTGTACATGGGCTATTTATACATCAATGATTATCgcaaaatttattaaatacataaattttaataactttaaaaACGAGTTTCAGAATGAGGGTCAGTCCTACAATATTTCAGTTGCATCCGTTCAAGAGAGCTTTGTTTGATCAATTTAATGCTATG of Drosophila mauritiana strain mau12 chromosome 3R, ASM438214v1, whole genome shotgun sequence contains these proteins:
- the LOC117145653 gene encoding adhesion G-protein coupled receptor G7, whose protein sequence is MNFNWCVGLFVVLALVSPIYSACPKENQMCLRNGTFASCDGEERNSSDEPTQTNLVYCTSMFCEPEEFQHDYITRNHDQTPHQNKWKRARIGERATLHDVCLLRNGMPVTRECRVQVNRAHWESTEHWDPVVCLRRFRERTISGDLNSLHDDVLEGRRRTNDSQGRREMTGIMRNMFRQRDRTLLPADVHMTGQMFGTLMQQEKDATVSVDLVSVCKEIMSCDSQVLRLSAQLNATNSLLSQFESYMDALPEQLVPKDRCGKVVAKPTSDEAETATTGVETYNFSDIGVQALITGNISVFFANPECDRITGIAIFSAPGDQRRTSGSGFWYRFIRFSDDLAKVKEESNLETATFLPENLWRQVNSRGATYLIFKVYAHDALFVETSLQRTRKPRSKVISISIPGLRSNYLSLPLPFLLRNENLRNPDSKAFRFGSGCGYWNYETWSNEGVSTASSSDPLKDAIIECHTNHLTQFAFLVGGSYRANDLGEEVLITPINEKVLDIISIVGCSLSLLGILGIFLTAALFKSWRSQASTKVLLHLSLAMCLQMVLFVFLNTDDVSEALVVNGNTVRCVALGAAMQYSILVLFSWMLIIAFLQFQRYVTVIGIERPPRYILKAAIVAWLLPLVPTLLVALIDPDSYVPSAAQLSTDTGICYPSGYGLIFGVVLPVTLITVSNLVIFVYVFYSISHSLSQSIHKNEKKMVVKQIRLSIMLFFLLGLTWIFGIFAFMQAGVAFSYLFCITATMQGFVMFIYFVLLDSTNRRLWVGLICPTKMELDVQKRTTELQSMTTSSTNYNSRSHQ